CTATTACCCTCTTTTAAAGAAGAGCATTTCCCCATTTTGTATTTTTTCCCCACCTTATTTCTTAAAGTGGGATTTTTGCTTGCTACACCACACTGTCACCCTGTTAAATACCGGTGATCAATAACAAGAATACTACACTCCATAACACAATATGTATTAGGCCACAGAAGCTCATTTCAAGAAACACCCCCCTGCTGATTTCATATCTTGTCATGTTTCGCACAGATGTGCTGTAGCTAGAGCTCAGTGTTTTGGGTTTCATCAAGAGGGAGTGAGACCAGTACACATCAGCGGTAGAGAATAGGCCTATATACAAAcccaacaacacaacacacacactcgctaGGGGGTTTAATGGAGGATCTCATCTCTGAGTGTATGGAGAAGCTAATGCTACGGTGCAAAACCCTGATGGAGGCCCTGCAAATCTGTCCATACATTCTGGCACCCTTCTGCCTCTCTTcttcatccatccacccatccatccatcagccTCTTTTGTTTCTCTATTGTTTGGATCAGTGTGCTTTGTTAATCCCTCTCACCTCCCCTCCCGTTCATTGTCTTCTTCAGCTGGCTCAGAAGGCAGGCTCATTTGTGATGCAGATGGGAAGGGGGATGTTTGGCAGAGCTCCCCCTAGGGATGAGGTGGGGTTTTACAAGATGGGGGCAGGGAAAGGAGGCATCAGCTGTCTGGTGCCAGCTGGGTCTCAATGTCCACCCTGCATATGGGGCATTTCCTACTGGTGGCCAGCCACTGGTCCACACACGCCTGGTGGAAGAGGTGCATGCAGGGTAATCTCCTGgtagtggaggaagaggatgaagagTGTTAATATGAATTGCCATAGATACAGAGAtctgcaaactgtagtctgttttGGCACCAAACGTACCATGACAATAACATTGTCATTAGCATTGTGACTAGACCCACCTGacatcctctccatcctccagcATTGATAGACAGATGGTACACTTCTCATCTGTATCCAATTCCTCATCCACCAGCCCTAGCTTAAGGTCCTGAGGTATCCTCtggaaaataaaatatatatataaaaaaaattacaaaaagcaATATGCATATTTTCAAATGTAACTCAATTTCATTCGCTAAGTTTCGATAGTTCACATGAAAAGAGAAAGATGCTTGAAGTCCACATATTGTAGTTCAGATACATGACTAGGTATGCACTGACAAACCCAGTTAAGAACCATCTCCCTTATATATACTGAAAATACTGCTGACACAATTAAAAAGTGTGCTTCAGGTTCCAGTCTCAATAAATCACTAAAATGTCATGCATGCCTATGATTCCTTCAGTATATTCAAATAATTCTCACAAGACTCACACAGCTTTATAATAATTTGTCCTTTCACCTGCAAGAGGAGTCATCTGTGGTCTTAAATTGGGTACATTCCAAACCATCTGACTGTTGTGTAAATAACAAGTCCATTTGGACTGCAAGGAGACAGGATTCTTTGGAGAGATTATATGGCTAAAAATGACCTAAAATGAGACAGCAATGTTCACCGGTGTCATTCTATTCTATGGCGCTTTATTCAATGTTCTGCCTCAGTACATCCGTTACAAGTACGACCTGAGGACACATTCTTACCTTCTTGTATTTGTGAGGGTAGGTAAACCTTTCAATAGTTGTCTGGACAGCCCCCCGGTTCACACTGCCCAACCTGTCCTCCAGCAGCAGTAGCTCCTACAGGCAACACATGGGGAAAGACTGTTAAACATCTGGAACAAGCATTTGTCTCTACCTCAGCAAAGTAGGATTTCAAGGGTTATTTTAGGTCAAGACACTTCATTATCAGTCCGATAAAAACAACAAATGAACAAAGCAAAATAAAACAATAGCTTTTCGATTCAGAAGCATCTGGAGAACAGAACTCGCAGAAAAGAGAAGAGCAGTCCCACATGAGGCTGTCCACGGCATTGGAGGCAGGGACAGAGGCGTGAGGACAGCCGTGTGATTACCAGAGTGTTTGTGTCGGGGTGAGAGTGTGACAGGGTTGACTGGAGTTAGCCGTGTGACTGGGATAACAGTACCTCATAGCTCTCTCTCACAGCGGATGCGTGGCGGGAGGGGTTGAGGCCCTGCAGGGCCAGCAGGTGTAACTGAGGATACGGGTAGTTTCTGATCTCATGGACAACCTGGAGagaacatacagagagacagtaagGGAGTAATCTGGATACATTCTCCTCAACTCTGAGAAAACATCTTTGAATTTCATACAGATGCCAGCCATCCCTGAATCCAGTCTCTACAATGATCTATGGTGTAAAGACCAAATCAAACACTACGGGTGGTACAACAAATATGGATGCCATGACTGCACAGATCATTGAACATCGCTTGAATTGTAAATGTACATTCTGTTCATTTAAATATTATGGCAAAAAGAGTTGTGATGATCTCACCACTTGGGTGGAGGCATTGTTCCTGGGGAAGTGATGCATCCTGGGAGATGTCAGGTAGTGATGGTAGTGCTGGGGCAGTGGGCGGACGTGGTACTGAGGAGGAGGGAGCCCCGCGTCCACACTCAAATCCCTGACCAACCACACAACAGAGGAGAGATAAGAGAGGAACCAGTTAAACACAGACCCAACAAAAATCATTAACATTGACTGTCCTTGGATTGTCCTTGGATtccctacagagggtagtgtgtactgcccagtacatcactggggccaagcttcctgccatccaggacctctataccaggcggtgtcagaggaaggccctaataattatcaaagactccagccaccctagtcatagactgttctctctgctaccgcacggcaagcggtaccagagagccaagtctaggtccaaaaggcttcttaaaagcttcttcccccaagccataagactcctgaacagctaatcaaagggctacccagacccctcttttagtctgctgctattctctgtttattatctatgtatagtcactttaactctacctacatgtacatattacctcaattacgtcGACtgacccacacattgactctgtaccggtagcccctgtatatagccttgctactgtgaTTTTCCTGCTGCtccttattttttacttaagttacttttcttaaaactgtattgttggttaagggcttgtaaataagcatttcactgtaaggtctacacctgttgtattcggcgcatgtgacaaataatacaTCATGCCTGTGGGAACGGGTGACTCAAATTAGAAAATTAAGATTATCCACAGTCCAGGAGTCAATGTATGAGACTTAAATGGATACCTCAGTATTTCGTCAACTTCCCCGGAGTCAGATGCACTCGTGGatgccatttttatgtctctgtgtccagtgtaaaggaagttagaggtagttttgttaACCAATGCTAACTAGAGTtaacacaatgactggaagtctatgggcaTCTGCTAGAatgctacctctaacttccttcgtaCTGGACATAAATGgtatacaaatggtatccacaagttcttCTGACTcttgggaagtagataaagggcatatttgccaaaatcccaaagtatccctttaacaatGAAGCCACATTATTGTATGAGTGCAAGCTGGCGTCTTACCAGTCTGTGCCTTCAGCCAGGTAGCGAGGCTGCTGGGCCGCAGGCTGTGGGGAGATGTGGAGGGCGGGAGCAAACTCGTAACCCGGCCGCAGTctgtggggctggtgtctgctgaCAGAGGACAACCAAAAAAGGTTTCTGTGCACATCATATTCCATGCCATATGTTGTGTGGATCTACAGATCCAATGGAAATTTCGAGTCAACTTTAAAGC
This window of the Salvelinus fontinalis isolate EN_2023a chromosome 28, ASM2944872v1, whole genome shotgun sequence genome carries:
- the LOC129826726 gene encoding E3 ubiquitin-protein ligase RNF165-like isoform X3, which encodes MPHPGQPQSGINPHLAPPGHQHSPQLHPPLNPIPPTPQFQDLSAPPFLPQALHQQYLLQQQILETQHRRIMPPSSRHQPHRLRPGYEFAPALHISPQPAAQQPRYLAEGTDWDLSVDAGLPPPQYHVRPLPQHYHHYLTSPRMHHFPRNNASTQVVVHEIRNYPYPQLHLLALQGLNPSRHASAVRESYEELLLLEDRLGSVNRGAVQTTIERFTYPHKYKKRIPQDLKLGLVDEELDTDEKCTICLSMLEDGEDVRRLPCMHLFHQACVDQWLATSRKCPICRVDIETQLAPDS
- the LOC129826726 gene encoding E3 ubiquitin-protein ligase RNF165-like isoform X2; translation: MVLVHVGYLVLPVFGSVRNRGSHFNRQQQQHSHATSCRHFQLGPQAQLPIDFPMPHPGQPQSGINPHLAPPGHQHSPQLHPPLNPIPPTPQFQDLSAPPFLPQALHQQYLLQQQILETQHRRIMPPSRHQPHRLRPGYEFAPALHISPQPAAQQPRYLAEGTDWDLSVDAGLPPPQYHVRPLPQHYHHYLTSPRMHHFPRNNASTQVVVHEIRNYPYPQLHLLALQGLNPSRHASAVRESYEELLLLEDRLGSVNRGAVQTTIERFTYPHKYKKRIPQDLKLGLVDEELDTDEKCTICLSMLEDGEDVRRLPCMHLFHQACVDQWLATSRKCPICRVDIETQLAPDS
- the LOC129826726 gene encoding E3 ubiquitin-protein ligase RNF165-like isoform X1; the encoded protein is MVLVHVGYLVLPVFGSVRNRGSHFNRQQQQHSHATSCRHFQLGPQAQLPIDFPMPHPGQPQSGINPHLAPPGHQHSPQLHPPLNPIPPTPQFQDLSAPPFLPQALHQQYLLQQQILETQHRRIMPPSSRHQPHRLRPGYEFAPALHISPQPAAQQPRYLAEGTDWDLSVDAGLPPPQYHVRPLPQHYHHYLTSPRMHHFPRNNASTQVVVHEIRNYPYPQLHLLALQGLNPSRHASAVRESYEELLLLEDRLGSVNRGAVQTTIERFTYPHKYKKRIPQDLKLGLVDEELDTDEKCTICLSMLEDGEDVRRLPCMHLFHQACVDQWLATSRKCPICRVDIETQLAPDS
- the LOC129826726 gene encoding E3 ubiquitin-protein ligase RNF165-like isoform X4, coding for MVLVHVGYLVLPVFGSVRNRGSHFNRQQQQHSHATSCRHFQLGPQAQLPIDFPMPHPGQPQSGINPHLAPPGHQHSPQLHPPLNPIPPTPQFQDLSAPPFLPQALHQQYLLQQQILETQHRRIMPPSRNLFWLSSVSRHQPHRLRPGYEFAPALHISPQPAAQQPRYLAEGTDWDLSVDAGLPPPQYHVRPLPQHYHHYLTSPRMHHFPRNNASTQVVVHEIRNYPYPQLHLLALQGLNPSRHASAVRESYEELLLLEDRLGSVNRGAVQTTIERFTYPHKYKKRIPQDLKLGLVDEELDTDEKCTICLSMLEDGEDVRRLPCMHLFHQACVDQWLATSRKCPICRVDIETQLAPDS